The Dethiosulfovibrio peptidovorans DSM 11002 genome has a window encoding:
- a CDS encoding cobalamin B12-binding domain-containing protein → MSDRKIRVVVAKPGLDGHDRGAKVIARALRDAGMEVIYTGLRQTVDQIVDTAIQEDVDAIGISILSGAHHHYFKAIIEGLAEKDAKDIIVFGGGVIPEADIPSLTEMGAGAIFGPGTPTSTCATWLKEAVAKKREAE, encoded by the coding sequence GTCGTAGCGAAACCTGGCCTCGACGGCCATGACCGAGGAGCCAAGGTAATTGCCAGAGCTCTCAGGGATGCCGGCATGGAGGTAATCTACACCGGTCTTCGTCAGACCGTCGATCAGATCGTGGACACCGCGATCCAGGAGGACGTTGACGCCATCGGAATAAGCATACTCTCCGGAGCTCATCATCATTATTTCAAGGCCATAATAGAGGGCCTTGCCGAAAAAGACGCAAAGGACATTATAGTCTTCGGCGGTGGGGTCATACCGGAAGCCGATATCCCTTCTTTGACGGAGATGGGAGCTGGCGCTATTTTCGGTCCCGGAACGCCTACGTCGACCTGTGCCACGTGGTTGAAAGAAGCGGTCGCCAAGAAACGGGAAGCCGAGTAG